A window of Odocoileus virginianus isolate 20LAN1187 ecotype Illinois chromosome 3, Ovbor_1.2, whole genome shotgun sequence genomic DNA:
acacaggagatgcagcttcgatccctgggtcaggaagattccctgaagaaggaaatggcaacccattccagtatttttgcctgggaaatcccatgacagaggaacctggtgggccacagttcatggagtgggaaagagtcggacacacgtGCATGCACGTGGGCCCCTGACGTCAGGGTCACTCACAAGAATTACATCAGAGTCTCTGAGATAAAGCTTAGATCAGAGGCAGGAGCCAagattcattttctcatttattgatGCTCCCTAGGGCTGCCAAGAAGGTTCACAAAATCCCCTATCTTTGAGGCAGCTCACCTGgggtaaaaatgcaaataaatcaaaCAGCTCCATCCCTAAGTCGCCGGGCCTTGGTTAGGAAGGGCGATGGGGGTCAGATCACGGGTCCAAGGAGCTCAGATTTTTGGAGCGGGAGCAGATTTGGTGAGGTCTACGAGTGGGGGGTTGCAGCGAGACTGGAGCGCAAGTCTCCCCGTGCAGTTACTGGCTTGGGCTGTGGGTGGCGCCAAGGTTATTGCTAgagttgggtggggaggggattcACGGTGGTGGGCGGAGCCAGGAAGGTGAGCGGCTCAGGCGATTGGACAAGTGCCAGTGGGCGCGGCTCTGGGCTAGGGGCAAGGTCAGCAGCTGAGCCTCTTCTCACAGATCCAGTTGTCGTTCTCGTTGTCACACGGCGCGTCGTTCCACAACCCCGTGCGGAGCATCATGATACAATCCTCGCGCCCCATAGAGTCGTTGGGCTCCCCCCGATTCCAGTGGCTGCAGTGGTTTGaccgggggagggggcggtgttGCTGAAAAGCTAGGCTTTTCCGAGTTCTAACCTGTTTATTACTTGGGTCTAACCCTCACATCCTGAGAATTAACACCTTGGTATATAACTTTCTCAGCCCAGAATTCAACCCTAGTCCGTTCCTGGGGTCTGGCCCGCCCAGCCCTAAGGAGACCCTATGATCTGGCCGAAGCACTTCTAGGATCCGAACGGTCAGCCTCCCCAGGTCCCTTCTCTCACCTGAAACTGAGCGCGACTCCGTCCACCCACTGGTAGCCCTGGATCCTGCGCACCTTGCGCACGGCCCTGAGGCCCAGCCAATAACCGCGGCCACGCGTATTCCGACTCAGGAAACCCTGGGCGGTGGGGAAGACTGAGCGGGCGGCGTccctcctgccccgccccctAACCCCGAGCCACGACCCTCGGGTAAACCCCGCCCTCTCCCGGCTCGCTGGCAGCCCGAGCTTCGCACCTGCTCTTCCAGGCCTCCGACGATCACCAGGTGCGCTCCGGAGCTCTCGCAATGCTGCTGTGCCTCCACCCACGTGGCCCGCAGCGTGGAGAAGAAGTAACAGGAGCCCTGGAACGGCAGCCACGACTCGGGGCACTCCTTGCAGGAGCCTGCAGGGTGGCGAGGGTCAAAGAGATGGTTTGCTCCCAAGTGGAGCCGACGAGTGGATTGGAGAGGGGGATGCTGGACaaccctcccccccacacacacacacatacccccggGCCCAGGGTTGGAACCACCGAGACCAGGCCAAGGTCAAAGGGCGGGGCCAGGCAGATCAGGGAACCCCGGGCAGGGTCCACTGATCCTCTCCCCTCGCCGCCCTCCCCGCGTGCTCACTGTTTCCAAGCCGGGCTTGCTCCAGTGCCCGGAAGAGCTCAGTGCGAATGTTCTCACGGTCCCTACCAGCTTCAGCCAGGCTCTGGGTCACTGAGAGGGAGAAAAGTATAGCTAGCGTCAGGATCGAGGGTAAGATCATGATTAGTTAAGGTCAGCATCCACGTCCGTGGTCAGTGCCAAGGTCATGAGTGACATCACTGGCAAGGACTGTTAGAGCTGGGTAGGGTGCCCGTTGTGATTGGGGTTAGGACTTGCATTTAAGGTTAGAGTTCACAGGtcagggtcaggatgggggacacgatTTGGGTCAATGGTCAAGATCACAGGATAGTTGGGGGGGGTCACAGAAGGGTCCAGAGTGAATCAAGTTTCGGGTAACAGCCGGGGTGAGGGGACAGGGGTGGTCCCGCACTCACCGCGCTCGCTCAGTTCTTTTAGGGCACTCTCCTGCTGCAACAACTTCGACCTTGCCTCTCCAAGCTCCTTGCTGACTGTCTGCAGCTGTGCCTGTGtccccaggcctggggagggggtgaggtgACGGGAGCGGGACACCTGAGGTCAGCCCGCCCAGCCCCTACGCGCCGCGGGCTCCGCTCCCACTCGCCTCCTCCAATCCCGGCCACAAGTCCCGGACCCTCGCCCCCAGCCCACCACCACCGTCTTACTCACAGCAGCTATTGCACGCTCGGACCTCCTCCTTCAAGATACCCAGCACCGCCGTCTGTTTGGAGGCTGGAAAGATTCCACGCCCGCCCGCACACACGCCAAGTCACCCTCGGGGACTCCCAGGACCCCACCCAACTCCAGGGCCAGCCCCGCGGACCATGGGATCCCCGCGCTCCCGCCCACTACTCCGACACCGGGGTCCGAGACCCTTCTGCCCCCGAACTCTGACAAGAGCCTCAGTTCTCTCCGTACCGTTTGTGCTCAGCAGGCCTTGGTGGTCAAGCAGTGCCCTACGTTCGGTGGACGCTGCGGAGAGAGGAGGACTCGAAAACTCTCCCCTTGGCCCCTGGGAGTGCGGGGACCCGGGTCATGGGGTGCACAGAAGGGGGCGGACAGACGTGCAGCGCACATGATGCGCACACACACCGACATAGGGCGGGCACATGCACAGGTTCGCGCACGTGGGTGCTCGCACTCAGACCCAGGCAGAGGTCCCGGATCTGGTTGGTGTGCCCCGGGGCGCAGAAAATGTCTATGTTCCCTGGGGGCTGGCGGTGCACACGCCATCTCCCATCATCCAGTCACTCACCCTTGGAAAACAGGACGCTGAGAATGAGGGTCCACAGGACTGTGATGACTATGAAAGCCAAGACCAGGAAGAGGGGTCTCTGTCCCCAGCGTCCCGAGAGCCCTGGGATAACACAAACAGACTCCTGAGCTCCTCCCTGGATCCTTGGGCTCCGAGGACAGCCCCAGTTACTTGGGTTTCTCCCAGGTAACTAAGATTCAGAGAGGTGCAGTAACTTGCCTGTGGTCACACAGTCCCTAAGAGGCAGAGTTGGAATTTGAAATCAGGTCCAGCTGACTCTAGGATCTGTGGTGTCTTTCCTGCACCCACTACATAAGCTCTCTCTTGTCtgatcctctcccttcccccgtGCGTGCGGGCGTGCGTGCCAAATCGCTTcactcttgtctgactctttgcaaccctatggatggtatcccgccaggctcctctgtccatgggattctccagacaagaatactggagtgagttgccatgccctcctccaggggatcttcccaacctagggatggaatgaacctgcatctcttacgtctcctgcattggcaggggagttctttaccactactgccacctggaaagcccctcccttccccatcaaACCCCAAACCACTGGCCAGAGAGGGACCCAAGGGGACCTCTGAGGCAGCCCGGTTGCTCATACCTCCGGGGATCTCTTCCTGCCTGCCGTCCCACTTTCGGTACCCTGCAGTGTCCATGGTGAGCAGGCGCCTAGCTCTGGGAGTAGATACAAAAGTAGtcccatccctcccccatcctacccaccctcttccttccttcccatcttCCTGATCTCAATTCCTGGTACTGAGAACCACGGACCAATCACAGAGATGGACCCtttctgggctgggctgggctgggctggagtaagggaggggtggggaggggaagtggggaattggggggtggagggggagaagtgcgggggaaggggtggggagtgaagtgtgtgcatgcgtgtgtgtttttgtgtgtgcagATCCGGCCTCCCGGGCCTGgttgcagcagcagcatctccagGCTGCTTATCCCGGGTGTCCCATCACCAAGTACACACTCTAGCGACACTTCCCAGTGTCGCTGGGGCTTCGCTTTCCAGCCCAGTCTGCACCTCTTTAGGTCTGGCAGCAGTCTTCCTTCAGAGAGAGACAGGGTGAACCCAGTCAAGTTCAAGGCCGCTCCCTTCTGGTCCCTGAGAAAGCCTCTTCAGGTCCCCCCCAACTGCCACTCtacccacaccccacaccccaccccgtGCCAGCTGCTCATCCCTTTTCAGCCCTGCTGCAGGTGCCAGCTAGAAGTTGCAACTGACCTGAGCGTCATTCAGTCCTCTTCCGCCAGAAGGGAGAACATTGCCGATTGTTGAGGGGAAGTCAGCTAAGCTTCTGGACTCTACGATTGGGTGTGTATGTATAGGGTATCCATATGGAACTTCTAGAAGCCTCTGTTTTCCTCCTCTGTGTAAAGGGGGACAATGTCAAGGCCTACCTCCAAGGAATGCTGTGATGAACAAATGAAGTAATATGTGGCAAGCCTTGACACCATCCCCAGGCACAAAACCCTCCAAATGTCACTCATTCTTTCCACTAATGCTGGACGCCTACCACAGGCCAAGGAACTGAAGCTATGTCAAGGCC
This region includes:
- the CLEC4G gene encoding C-type lectin domain family 4 member G; the encoded protein is MDTAGYRKWDGRQEEIPGGLSGRWGQRPLFLVLAFIVITVLWTLILSVLFSKASTERRALLDHQGLLSTNASKQTAVLGILKEEVRACNSCCLGTQAQLQTVSKELGEARSKLLQQESALKELSERVTQSLAEAGRDRENIRTELFRALEQARLGNSSCKECPESWLPFQGSCYFFSTLRATWVEAQQHCESSGAHLVIVGGLEEQGFLSRNTRGRGYWLGLRAVRKVRRIQGYQWVDGVALSFSHWNRGEPNDSMGREDCIMMLRTGLWNDAPCDNENDNWICEKRLSC